Part of the Hippoglossus stenolepis isolate QCI-W04-F060 chromosome 4, HSTE1.2, whole genome shotgun sequence genome is shown below.
tttggatctgcagcaaattgcacacactcgtaaacATCAGGCCCCTAaaacatcaagatccattcattattctttgagaaatgaacgaaaatgttgaaaaacaccatAATCTCGcaataataaagaaagtgaaaaacaaaaatccttgATCCGCCCCCCTGATCTGAACGGTTTCTTCCCTGGGtgatgccccacccctccacaaaatgaaTACATTAATACATTCAGTAGAGTTCAAACCTTTACCAAcggccaacagtccccttatgaaatcacacttcaattcactggatccagatttttatttggatctgcaccaaagtccCCTcaacatcaagatccattcattatttGACAAGTccatgaaaatgttaaaagaaattgcaatgataaagaaagtgacatctttatttttactgGTTCTTCGTCAGATCATGCCCTACCCCAACACGAAAAGGTGTTGATTAGTTTTTGCACAAttctgctaacaaacaaacaaacaaacaaacaaacaaacaaataaataaacaaacaaacaaacaaacaaacacagctgaaaataCAACCTGGTGTATAAATCTTTGTGAGTTCTCttcaaagagaataaaaaaacccAAAATACCAGTGACCAAACATGTTTACTCTACTTTTGATATTACTGAGAGGGAAATGGACATCAAAAGGTGTGGGTGGGCTTCAAAAAcgtgtgacccccccccccatcaagaCCCAGCTGCTCCGGGTCCATCATTTCCTGCTTCCCACCCGACGAGCCAAACAGGAGCCTCCAGACGCACTCAATCTGCCGGGAATGTTTTCACTGGTAACTCGAACAAGTAGACGGCAGATGTTCAAATCAAACGAGAGACAGAGCCTCAGACGCGTCTCCAGGATTTTTATGTAAAAGAAACAGTGAGAGGAAGTTGCAcaatattcaattaaaatgtttatgttttatcaaAAGGGATCAAGAGCAAAAAATCAGCTTGAAACATACAAACATCCCCCAAAAGAAACATGGTGTCTCACTGTTGCTGCCTGAGATTAACTGGATTCCTGTAAActtaataaattaaaacttgATAACAACCTTTGTAGTGTAATAATGTGCTGTGATCGTGTGAGCCGAGGAAGGAGCGAGGCTTCAGTGCTCGGAAAACATTCTTTCAACTTCGTCGATCCAGTTACACGGAGATTCTTCCTCGAAGTCTCTGCGGAGGGAGAAGCACAGTACAACACGTTTCAACACTGTTTTCATACAAGTGGTCACATgtataaatgataataaatactAGCTCTGCACATTCTGTTAGTTCAACCACAGATCCGACACATATCAGATGTTCCTATAGCACTAACTctaatctgcacacacacacacacacacacacacacacacacacacacacacacacacacacacacacacacacacacacacacacacacacacacacacacacaggttttaatgTGAATAATCATGGGATGTTACGTTGGCTACTTACATCCTcttatttatttagtatttgattttctttttctttatttaaatgtactttatatatatttctctcttGTTCTTACTTTATATTCTCTGACATTGCTCTTATAACGCATTGCTGAGCTGACCTGGCACTTTTCATTGTGACGTTGACCCTGTCTTAACCAACAGACGACAAATTAACTCGAGACTTGAACTTGGAATCACAGAAAAGGGGAAGAAACAAGGTAACTCACGTGTCCTCGTCATCGGAGCGCGGCTCCAGTCGCTCCTCGTCTTCGGCCTCTTCCGCCTCGGGACCGTCGGTGTCGTCCCCCTGCGGCTCGGAGAGGGGTCCCATCAGCAGGTTGTCATCTGTAAGTGAAGACAACACCACAGacgtttattttttgtttatcatcTACTTACACTgattgtttgcaggattacataaaacatttttctgtggAAGGGTGGGGTGTGACCCAGGGAAGAATTCATACagtttttgtgcagatccaggaatttttcctttcactttctttaacattatgtgAAAAAGcgtttttttcaacattttccttgatttctcagagaataactcatggCTCTTGATAAAAAAGTAAGAATAAATCATGCACatgatatttacgagtgtgtgcaatttggtgctggTGAATTTAAGTGTTATGTTTAacataagggaactgttggttcCCTTATGTTAAACAAAGACATCctcttatttctgtttatttgttgtgctCCACAGCAAATGTTCTTCTTTTCTAAATAACATGGAATGGATTTGGTTACTTGAACAGACCTCCTCTGTTAATTATAAAAGTGCTGAAGGCTCTGCTCAGCTCGGCCTTCTCCAACACTTTCAGGAGCCTTTCTGGAGGATCCTTTACccactgtctcctcttcctGGTGTCGTCTGCAACCTCTGACACACCTGAAGGAAAGAGAATAATGTCATGATATAAtgagagtaaagaaaaacaataaagaaataagcagcaaggagaaatcacaataaaatatgtaaaattatgactttagtCTCATAAAATGAAGTCTTTATTCTTTAAATCTTGTTTACTCTGTCGTGGTATTTCATTCTTCAAacttatttaacttttttgtaCAAAttcagcaaatgaaaatgtcgACACTCCGATTTTACCTTCGTGAGTGGCTCCTCCGAGGCTCCGGCTGGTTGATGCCATGCTGTCAGATGAGATGAGGCTGGCGTTGGCCAACACCTGCAGCACGGTGTCTGATGGCTCGGTCGCCCACTGCTTTCTATGGCCGGGCCTTGTGCTTCCACCATGTTCCTCTGACATCTCACAGCCTGAGGGGGAAGTGTTATCTAGGACATTATTGCTTATTTTCTCACATGGGAgttcacaaacacatcagtAGCACACAGTTGATCTCCCAGAATCCTTTGACTCGGACCCTACCTTCAAATGTTGACGTTCTTATTAAACTTTTCTCCCCCAGAAGTTGAGCCaccttcttcccctcctctctgttccaTCGACACGACCGCCTCCCCTGCTCCTCCGCCTCCATCACCTGTAGAACATCCAGAGCAGTAAATCAAACGCACAACAAGAGCACCGCGGCCATCTGAACCAACAGCAACGTGTCAGGGGTCAGATTCCACATAGGGTCCCCACAGCTTGGGGGAAGCGTGAGTTTAAAGTCTCCCTTTGACACCACGTCCTGATAATATGTCTTTGTGATGGACGGGCAGCGATAAAGTCACGTCAGAGTGACTGTCACCGTGCAGGAAgctcaaactgtgttttttttacctgggAGGGGAAATGTGAGCGCAGGAGTTTGGAGACCCGGTGGGAGGTCAGGATGGTTTGCAGGGACGGCCGGTCCTTTGGGTTGGTCTTGAACATTTGCTTGACCAAATACTGCAGCTCGTAGGGCAGGTGCCCGGGGAGGGGAGGGTACGCGCCCCGGCACACCTTCAGAATCAGACTCTTCCAGCTGGTTGCCTGGAACTGGACGTCAACAGAGAGGGTGTGAGGAACATCTGAGCCACGAAAAAATACACAGAGGATAATCTGACTCAGCTGAAGATACCGGCCCCGCCATCATTCCACAACACGCACCTCGCTGCGCCGTAAGAGTGCCAGCAAGTATTTCATACAATGATTCATTAGCAGTATTTGGAGAGAGGCCCAGAGTCAAAcagagggagcagggaggaagaggaggaggaggaggagtaccGGGTGTCGCAGGGTGCAGAGCTCGTAGAGAACACAGCCCAGAGACCACACATCACTGCAGGACACATAAAACAGAAGAGAGGGTTATTCATTCACAGCAGACATTCGTCATGTGCTGGCAAAGAGATACAGGAGCggctgacacgcacacacaagctgcaTATTCAGTGCTGAGCCACAGCTGTTTTCAAAATGCCTCATTGTTGGTGCATTGACTGACATTCAACAGTGTccacacaacacagagctgcATGCTGCTATTTAATTCATAAGTTTGCTCCGACTTTGGCTGTTCATGGGTTGATTTTTAGATTAGTAACAAAACAGAGTCAATAGGAAGATTTTTTCTAAATCACACAATTGTCAATGGGCTACAGAGGGGAAGctgaattataaataataagttACTATATTTGAAGAAACTGAATCTAATGTTACAGCGAACACATCGAGGAGTCAAAGGTGTTTAGTTATGTTCAGCTGAGAACAGAAATTCTTCCTCTGGTCCTTAAAGTCAGTGACTTAAAAACGTCCCTGAGGACGACAGGTTGTGGGAATTCAGAGAGGTtgagtttttcttctgtgtttcctTTATTATGACGAGTTTGGGAAATCTACATTACTTTAacattacaaattaaaaaatgttctgtTGCACTGATGATGACGACAGAATAAAATGGTTGTTTGATCTTAATGCTTATAAGTTGGCTTCCTTTGTTTGTAACGTTCCGTGTAGTTATTGATGTTGCTTCTCTGGCTTCTTTCTATTTTGttcgttttcttttcttgttgaTTGTTGTCTTCTAAGACTGTTTGATGCTGgacacattcatttattaattcagtttattttggtccacatataaaacattttactgtagaAATTGGTACAAAACCATAAAGaaataggtttaaaaaaagagctaaaaataaatatatatatgtatagacCAAGAACGAGTAGGTAGAAGCAATACTAAGTAAAAGACAGaaccaaagacaaaatgtattataatgtgcttgacacaataataaaaatcaatcaaaaacaaattgGCTAATGATCATTTAATCTtgtgaagaaacactgcagctcagacCGACGCAGCACCATACCTCTTATTGTTGTATGGCTTATTGTCCCAGATTTCAGGAGCCACGTAATATGGAGTCCCAACGTAAGTATGAGCGTAAGCCTTCgagctgcaacacaaaaaaaacaacagtgaaggTTAAAGTGCAACAGCGAGCAAAtcaaaaaatttaattttaaaatggcAAAACTCTAAACTGCTGCCACTCTGGTTTCTCTCCTCTACCTGTTCAGAATACACGCCGAGCCAAAGTCCCCGAGCTTGATTGTCCCATTATCTGTCAGGAAAATGTTCTGGGTGAGGAAATGACAAGCAGCGATTTAACATAAAATCCCGAACAAGGGCAGCCGAGCGTGGAGAAATGATGACATTATGCAGAAATGCGAGATAATGTAGCGATCGCATCTCGATCAGCAGTTTTATCATTGTTCATTTCACTCCACAGCGCTCACGCTGATTAGATTCTATCAGCATGCaaccaaccaataaacaaaGTTATTGACTTTGGATTCAGACGGCAAATATGAGCAAAGTCTGATCCTCCTCATGAGTCCGTAATGCATGCTCCAagtatgaaaacaaatgttttatgcaTAGCCTGAAAtctattcatatatatatatatacacagtaatTTGAATGTCTAGAGGCGGCTGTACCTTGGATTTCAGATCTCTGTGCAAAACCCGTTTATCGTGGATATGCTTTGCACCCGCGCACATTTGAGCAAACCACCTCAAGatctgggaaaataaaaaagttaaaattgttaaataaataaagttcaaTTGTGAGAATAGGTGAATGTATTTGAGGCCTTACATCATCGAGACAGAACTGCATAGTTTTCTGCAGCTGGATCCTCTGCAGCAGGTCTCCTCCGCTGCAGAACTCCATCACAATACACAGGAGGTCATCAGCTGAAATCAGAAAAAACCAACCACGTTGTTTATTGTGCAATCAAAATGATAATAACTGTGTCACAAATATCTCGTAGAGGGTTTTAAAGGGTTACGTGTGTGATTACCCTCGAAGGCCTCCCTGAAGGCCACGATGTTGGGATGTTTCATTCCGGACAGCAGCACGGCTTCTCGCCTCGAATTCTCCATTTTGGACCGGTTctataaaaatgcaaatacaatcCAATTATGCAAAACAAGCAGCCTCCATGTTTGCGTGCAGGCGGGAGTCGGGTTATCGGGACTTGgcaaataacatttatttccatAACCGATCCCAGAATATAGAAAGTCTGGATGCAAATATGATCTGTAGAGTGTTGGTGTGTAGAGCCTGTATGGTTTTCCCATATATGTGGTAATGAAGATACAgctgtttattgatttattatcacatccacagaggaggttatgtttccacccctgtctggttgtttgtttgattgtaagcaagattggtggaaggatgtagtaTGAGTCCGGGAAAAAAAGTTCTTTCTTTAAAGATGTaagatatggcttttctttcaACATTATCTCTGAATGCCCAgcgaataattcatggatcatgatgaaaaaaataatctggcatctttagaggactgatatctgagtgtgtttaatttggtgcagcgCTTGATTGAATTCACTGGGCCTGGAGGTATGTGCTGTATGTGctttatttatatggcaccTTTCTTAACAATTAGAAGGGGTTTACTTgcacagcacttttcaaaacaaaagtcacaacgtgtttcacaataaaagcacgaGCAGGATATTAAAAAGGAACATTATGGTGCAGCATACCTTTGAGAGCTGGATTTCTTTGAGCACATATTTCTCCTGAGTGTTTTTACAGCAGACTAACACCGCCCGGCCGAAAGATCCCTCCCCGATCACCCGCAGGAGTGAATACGTCTCCATGGAGCGTCTTTCACAAAAACTAACAAAGAACGAACACAATCAAAGACAACATCAAAGGCACCTCGCCAGGGGAGGCGCCATTTTATATCTGCAGGTCTTGTTGTCTCAGTCCCAAGTGTCCTCGACTGTTCGAGAAGAAGGACTAACGCGCCAGGTACAGAGAATCTACCTGTCCTCGCACTGTTGTGTTTGCCCGCTACTTCCTTGTTGTCGTGTGACGTAGGAGGCGGCGCGCCCGTACTGCGCAGCGTCACCGCCAGATGTCAGTAGAGCACAGCGTCTAAATACAAAATCCATGACCGAAAATAGACCAAGGCAACGTTACAATAACGTGTCCTGTCAATCAAATGGTTTCATATCAcagtatttcagtttttttgttatgtAGTAAATTCCTCTTTTATGTGATGCACGTTATGTAACGTTATTATGTCAACAGCGCTGCAGGATCTGTGCATAGTGTTGTTAATTATTTTAGGTTGTGTGGGAAAAGTAATCAGACTTTTGATCTGAGGgtccagggttcaagtccctgtACCTTTTGTCTTCATATTGAATTGGTGCGAGGTGAATTCACCACTTGATTGAGTTTTTTACGGTgacacaaaaaaactcaaacatatGAATCTCTTGTTACAAACTTCTGGTTAACTGATCTCGTTATAACTGAAATGGCGACATGTGAGCAGAGAACTGATAAACTGGAGAACATGTCTCATTCAACCAATCTGTGCAGAACTTAATCAGATTGTTTCAATGAGACATATGTGTTTTCCTCATTCACACACAAGTAACTAATAATGCGAAAAGTTATAATGTGAGAGACAACTTAATATAACAATTACCTTTTGCATTATAACATGAtacttgtgttttttcattctgAACCAATTAGTTCCATAgagaaagttttatttatgtattaaaaGTAATGTGTAAAgtttttaacttatttattctttacaatattttctaaatcaagttaattcattttcattattaaattaatgaatgcATGCAGTCAaagtttaatgtaaatataaatccAGAGAAGCCCATCCCTCTGGTAAAAGCTCCAGATTCTCAGAGGACAGTACTGGAGACATGAGGGTGGAGCTATGACtctgttttaatgtgaactCTTCCAATCATCCTTTagtttccttttatttccatATGAAAATCTAATTATAAGATAAAACCGTGCAGACTTTTATGATGTTTTACCGacgaaaaaacaaaaataatgcaGACTTAACATGATGGATTACAACTTCCAAGAGTCTGCTCATAGATTTTCATCTCACAAAGCAGTGAGTGGGAGCCTCTGGCTGATTGGAGCAGGAGAAATGCATCGAAAATAATGTATAACATGCATTTTGAATACGGTCAGCACAAATGTAAAGTGTATGTGATTTATAGTTATGGAGCTGAAACCTGAGCACACACCTTTAATTTTCAACAGAATTCCCAGAACATCTTGCGCTGCATAAACCAAGCGCTCCACAGCCAAGTGAGTGCGTCACGGGTCCAAATGTCTAATATTTGCCCCATTACCTCGTGTGTTCCGCTCCCTGACAGGGCTCTGGTCTCACCTAACAGCAAGTTGTCTTCctcaggaggaaaataaaagccGTAATGAGGTAAATATTGGGCATCGGTGCAACAGTTTGTCCGCAGCTCCTGGATTATGCTACTCAAGCTGTTTGGGGAGACGTGATGGacatttctgcttctctctcagcTACAGAAAATGATATCTTCGTTAACGTGGTCAGGGAAGATGCTTCGTACAAACAGCTGAGCTTCTGCTGGACTTTAGAATAAGAAGAATAAAGACTAAGATAAGGCAGCAATTAGCTCTTTATCTTTgcattaaaaagttaaaaaacaatttggAGGTAAATTAGAAAGCGGAAAATCTACAACCTCCTGGTGGATTTCAATCAGACAATGCTACATTTTATACATTGTAATACCATTTCATAATGACATGACATAATTACAAGATGGCAGTAAAACATCATTATCCTATCATAccatgacattttctttttcagctttAGATCTTATAAAGTCCTATAGGAGGAAGAGATATCAGGAAATGTGAATTTTTGAACTATAGCataattttctgacttcattgtGACTTCTTCATCACATCATATGATGATATGATCACTTTATGCTTAAATTAACTCTCCAGCCCTAGTATTTGCAGAGCTATCTTAGAGAACCGGTATTTCGGACCATATTTTGGttgagtttgacctttgaccaatcagcaTCAAAAGTTCTGGGGATACTCTCCAAAGTAATACCTCCACCAACTTTAGTTaaaaatccatccatgcattTTCCAGTTATTTTAGACGTACACACACCGATGGGGTGAAAGCAACACTCTGCAGAGggtaatggttttattttcagacaagaaaatgtaaaaacattttcttaatgaTAAGATCTTGACTCTGAGCGGCACAGAGCTCGATTCTCACTACTCAATATTCAAGGGTGAGAAAATCGGCAGCGGAAACAAGTTTAAAATCCCgtcatgtttttgattttttttgttatcttcTACCTCAAATTACAGGCTCTACCCTTCAGTGAAGTCTAACAAGACAGTGTTTATGGCTAAAGTATGACAGTGTCAGGCTGTtggttctgctctgctctgaagTGACGACTTCGCACATGGCCAACCGGCTAATCATTAATCACCGGTTATTAAAGATGGAGACCGAAGCACCAAAGCCGAACGAGCGTGTGcatatgtgagagagagagaattaaatGAACAGAGCTTTTATCAcagtttaaaaatgataaatttgTGAAGTGATTGCAGTGAGAAGGCGattgtgctgctgtgctgcatttAAATGTACGATATGGAATCAGTTACACGCTGTGACACATCTTTTCTAGTTTGTGCTGCTTTAACAATGACATACGACCGACATGAAGCAGCTGTGGGGCAATAAAAATCCAGACTGAGTGACAATAAGAGCCTCCGGTGTGGAGGTTCCTCAGTCCTCAGACCTGCCTGACGCACGGATCGGAGCATTTATTGATATCTGTGAGAATTTGCACCAGTTTTGAAGCTGTCCCCACTTCTATATAATGCAATCAGGGCTGCAGTTGTGCAGTTGTGACTACAAAAGTTTGGCTCATTAACATGGCAGCTCGATCACTCTCCAATGACAAGTTCTGGACCGAATAACGGAGTCAAGTGccagaaagaggaagtgaaactctGCATGAACGATCGTCTGCAATGTCAAAATGTGTTCAGAGAAATCCGCCAGTGTCATTAAATCCGTCATTTTGAAGCTTCATTTGAAGTTTGGGGCCATCGGTGAAATATATCTCTcgtaaaattaaaaaagaaaatcttgatGCTTTGCCCGTTTCATttctcatacacacagaaatcCACAGTGTGATTCAGGGTGAAAACTTAAGTCTATCAGACAGCCATTAAAAACCTGATATGATATTTAactgttaaatgaaatgaaataatatgcAGATCTGCTACAATAAACCATGACAATAACTCGTTAACCAACATAATTAAGAGGGCAGCGTTAAATCTTCAAATGTACGGCCTGCGAGAAATTagataatgaaaacagaaaactatGAAGAACCAGAATTTGCTCTCAGGTtgatttgataataataataattaaaaaaagaagcttttagTGGCAACATTAAAGTTGTTGCCTCGCTCTAAACTTCAGATAATAACAGAGGTTATCGCACGGTGCTTTCCATACGCAGCAAGTCTAGACCGTTTGTTCTGTATTTAATGACAGTGAAAGGAAAGTAGAAACGTCAAATAGAGAAAAACGAATATAACACAGAGCAGGTGCCATATAAAGATgcattataataatcatcatcattattataagtctaattataataataatgacaccAATAATAGTAATTGCAACAGCAGGTACAAGGACATGCAGACTAAGTAGTGTCCTGACCTCAAGGCAGGACCATTATGCAACGCCCCTGCGTAAAGGTCAAGGGTCATTTCACTCTGATTATCAGACTATTGAAGATGGTCATCAAGGAAACAGAACATCAATCTGTTGTGTTGAGTCAGCAAAGTGGTTTTGTGGACAGGGAAGGTGACTTTTTGGTGCAGTCCAGAGTTTATCTGAATTTCAACGTCCATTCAAGCGTCGTAAATAAAGGGGTTTTATCCCTAATCCTTAACCTCAGAGCTTATGCCGATCCCAAGATAAATGTCTTGGATACTGTCACCTTGTCCCTGTTTGTTCAGTTCGTTGTCTTCGGGGCCGTTTCTCCTTTACAGACCTTGGAGATGGATCAGGCCGTCAATGGAAACCTGCTCGATTTAAGGCGTCCATTCTGGATGTTTGGAGCTTCAAAAGCAGTCTTAGAAACCTTGACAGCACATATATAAGACTTTTCTAGAGGGAGTGGAAAAACACctgattttcagttttcaggATATTTGCGTTCCAACATACGGCCCGTCGGAAAATCACAGGAAAATATGCAGCGGTCAGTGCAcgtctgagagcagctgaagAAACAATGAAGGATTTCACAGGTTAGAGGTGAGACGTGTGAACTTATCAAACGTGGCCACTAGAAGTCAGAGGAGGGCGAAAACAAGCCGTCACACAAGCGCTGACGTCACCTCAAAAAGACGAAACGTGCCGGATCCCACTGCAGTCACGTTTCTGGTCACACAGTCATTGTGAGTACAATTGCATTACGAGTAGCTTCTGAGCTCAAAGCGTATAATTCCAGGACTCAGGACACTTGTGCTGTATTTTTGGGACATGCACCACAGGATTGTACCAGCGAACATGTGGTGAATTACAACAGGACCCGTGGCACAGTCCTGTGGTGGACGTCCCAAAATACCAAAACAAATCTCTGGGATAATATAAGCAGAGGAAAACGtctcaggaaaaacaaaaaggaagttACCTCAAAAACCCGATGGGCAGAACATATGGTATTTTTCCACTTGCAACACTTTGCAGGGATGTTTTGGACTGTTGAGAGAAATGAGACTtggcattcatcaatataagaacacagatgcGAACGATTCTGCAGTTTAACAACACGTCATGAATGTAGAGTTTTCTTAAAAAAcgtaaaggttcagtgtgtagaaattaatgacacctagtggtgaggttgcatgttgcagctgaacacccctcaccagagaacctgtggtagactttagttttcataaaaactcaaaaggtgtttagtttgtccagtttgagcTTCTGTAAAAACAcggtggcctccgtagagaggacccactcccgatgtaaatataaagtaattaaatataaagggctcattctagggtaaagaaaacaataattcatacaattaagatgaaacacactagtgaaaacctCACTAGGATCATTTTATaatcaatttctgccaatagatccctgtCACCTataatcttacacactgaaccgtTAAGAACAAGCTTAAGAAAATTCTTAAGACGATATAGTTCAATGAGGCCCAATGTGTCTGGGCCTCTAAAATATGGAATTTCTCATTATCAGTACGAGTTGACTCAGACTAAGTTCACAGAAGCAGCAGTTGAAAGTTCGGCCTGTAGTTACTCGGGATTGAGGGATCAATGCTGGATTTTTAAATATGGGACCCTGCACTGCTGTTGGCTTGAAACTGGATAAATACCAGTAGCCAGAGAGCTGTTTGTGACTGATAAAATGTTGGGATTAACTTTATCAAAAACCTTCTGAGAGAAGCTCAGCAGACGCAACATTTCAGGGACAGGTGATTCACTCTGTAAGACGAAAAATATTCTAAACTAGAAAATACCACCCTGAGGTTGTATTCCTCAACCAGCCGGTGCAGTTTCAGTCCTTTCACATGTTCCTCGCCGTCTTTATAATATGAGGTCACCGCAACCTTTTCCTTTGATCACTGAATTATCTGGTCAAAATtggaagaaattccctaaaggcagacttgagacatcatgttcaagagtccaaaaacgtgttttgtgaGTCCACTGTTATCCCCTTGAAAGGATTCCTTCCAGGCGTTCTTAAGAGAACacattcacaaagaaaaaagggtTTGTGAGGTCCCTGTGATctcgacctttgaccaccaaaatcgaatcagttcatccttgacTCCAACTGAACGTTGgtaccaaattttaagaaattccctcgaggcgatcctgagatatcgtgttaAAAAATAATGGGACAGACGTACGTAGGGATCGACGGATATCCTGAAAACACAACGCCTTGCAGCCTCCGAGGCAAAGAAAACGTGATCATCAAATGGTctgaaaacaatattaaacagctttaacacagcagcagattggGAATGCGGTGCACACAGGCTTCCGGGGGAGGATAAAAGAGTCGGTATGTTTTCTCCTGGAAGCGTCTGTGCTGCAGATGTCTGTGCTCTATCTTCCCCGCTGCATGTGTGACATCCGGCCTGCACTCGCTCTGCCCTCTGCCCAGATCCGACCCGTGCCGGCCTCA
Proteins encoded:
- the nek3 gene encoding serine/threonine-protein kinase Nek3, with the translated sequence METYSLLRVIGEGSFGRAVLVCCKNTQEKYVLKEIQLSKNRSKMENSRREAVLLSGMKHPNIVAFREAFEADDLLCIVMEFCSGGDLLQRIQLQKTMQFCLDDILRWFAQMCAGAKHIHDKRVLHRDLKSKNIFLTDNGTIKLGDFGSACILNSSKAYAHTYVGTPYYVAPEIWDNKPYNNKSDVWSLGCVLYELCTLRHPFQATSWKSLILKVCRGAYPPLPGHLPYELQYLVKQMFKTNPKDRPSLQTILTSHRVSKLLRSHFPSQVMEAEEQGRRSCRWNREEGKKVAQLLGEKSLIRTSTFEGCEMSEEHGGSTRPGHRKQWATEPSDTVLQVLANASLISSDSMASTSRSLGGATHEGVSEVADDTRKRRQWVKDPPERLLKVLEKAELSRAFSTFIINRGDDNLLMGPLSEPQGDDTDGPEAEEAEDEERLEPRSDDEDTDFEEESPCNWIDEVERMFSEH